The region gtttatgtataattatgaaaataatatatggaatattagggttaaaaattagggtatgacaccatggacttacctgatcaagaagaaaagtgaagtgattgaggtattttccaagtttaaatcaATGGCTGAAAGGCAAAGTGGTCGAAAGCTCGAGATTTTGAGGATTGATGGTGGTGcagaatatgtgtcgaaagacttcaACATATTATGTAAGAAAGAAaggattatgcatgaggtggtaTCACCCTAcactccataacaaaatggaaTTGTTGAAAGGAAtaatagaaccatcatgaatatggtgatAAATATATTGAAAGGAAATAATCTACCCAAAGAATAATGAGGAGAAGTTGTGTCAAATGCAACATATGTTCTGATTAGGTGTTCGATGAAAAGGCTAGAAGGAATCACGCGAGAAGAATATTagtctggtgtcaagcctagcttgagtcatctgaaggttttggatttatagcacatagacatgttCCTGATagattgagaagaaaacttgatgacaagtcgagtcaaATGATCTTAATACGATATCATTTGACTGGTGGATTCAAGTTGTTTGACCCAGTGAACAAGTAAGTAGTGATCaacagggacgtgatcatagatgagcttaaggaattAGATTGGACTAAAAATATAAAGAATGATTCAGTGAGAATCCTATGTAAAGAACCATcaagtgaagtcgaaagagaagttcgacaagaagaagtcagaggtcaagcaagcacaagcagacctcaaaAAACAAGACACATGCCTACAAGGTTGTAATAATGTttgattacatcagatgatgtggttGATAATGAAGGTTAGGTGGTACATTATGATTTATATGTAGATGTTGAACCAGTCAATGCAGTTGAGGCATTGAAGGATTCAAAGTGGATAAAAGCGATGAATGAGGAACTTGGCTCCATCGAAGTCAATAAAAattggtcacttgtcgaattaTCTCAAGGAAAGAAGGCAATCGATatgaagtgggtatacaaggtgaagttaAATCTCAAAGGAGAAGTAACTCGACACAAGGCAAGACTTATGGCAAAAGGATCTCTTAAGAAAGAAGGGATCGACTTCGACAAAGTCTTTGCACatgttgctaggatcgaaacaatcaggttggttgttggtctagcaaacatgaacaactggcatATGTATgagatggatgtgaaatgtgaaTTCCTAAATGTCCCCTTAGATGAATAAGTTTGTGTTGtacaaccagttgggtttgtgaaacaagtTAAAGAAAACAAGAtatacaggctgcataaagccctgtatggacttaagcaagctcTAAGAGgttggaataagaagatagataGTTTCCAAAGTGAGAAGGAATTTATGAAGTACACAAATGAACATGGAGTATATGCAAGAAGAAACAAGAGTGAATGGCTTATAATATGTCTCTATTTTGATGACTTGTTTATAACATGTAGCTACAAGAaagagatcgaagacttcaaaggtaATCTTAGTAAGGAATTCGAAATGTCTGATTTAGGAAATATTTCATACTTCTTTGGCAGTTAATTATAAAAGAGTAGTAGAGGCatgatgatgcatcaaagaagatatgaaaatgaaatactcaagagatttgagatggAAGACTGCAATGCGACTTCGACACTTGTTGAACCAAGACTACAACTGTCAAAAAACCTATATGAAGATGGTGTCGACCTAACACAGTACAAAAGACTTATTAGTTCGTTAAGATACTTTTGTCACACAAAGCTTGATCTAGTATACGGTGTAGGTATgatgagtagattcatgcagaagccaaaggtatcacacctaGTAGGGACGAAGAAGATACTAAGGTATCTGgaaggaactctcgactatggcattttgtttcctacagtagatgaaggaaaagaatgcaaactagTGGATTACACCGACTCAAGTTATTGTAGTGATGTTAAGGATAGAAAATCCACAGttggttatgtgtttatgctaggtcGAGCATAAGTTGCTTGGAACTCAAGAAAATAACTAGCAGTGGCATTGTCGTTGTGTGAAGCAGAGTATATAGATGTTTCTCTCTGTGCATGTCAAGTAACTTTGATGGTCAATTTGGTCGAAGAAAATACAgggaagaatcatggagcaattaccatgaagattgCAACATCTCTTCTATCAATTTGGCAAAGAATATGATAACACGTGGAAGAAGCAAGCACGTCAAGATGAGACTCCATTATCTTCGAGGGCAAGTGGCAAGAGCGAAGTTGAACTTCGAACACTGTAAAACTGAGAATCTGATTGCAGACATCATGATAAAAGGAATGCAGGTCAAAGTGTTTAAGAAATTAAGCTCTACGATGAATGTAAATAGCTTAGACAGAATGAATTAGATGGTGTGTTAAAATGCAACTCTTTGTATCGAAGCATTTTGCTCCAAAAAAATAAGGAGTTGTTGAAATGTCGAAGAAGTGTATCTCGACATAATTTTGACTTGGCTTTATTTGTTTAGCTAAGTTAATTAGGTTAGTTGGAGATTACTTAGTGTGCAAGTTATCTCATCCTATAAATAAGGAGGTACCCTATCATTGTTTGTAATGTAGTTGAATGGAGAAAAGTGTAAATAATATTTTAGATTACAAAGTAAAGAGAAGAAGTTTCGCTACAGAATTCACAACTTTTATTCTTCCCATTTTTCcttgaaaccctaattttcctTTCTTCTCCAATTCATCTTTTCCTTTCTTCTTTCATTATCAATTGTGCAGCATAATCATCTTGCAATCAAGGTTGATTGATTCACTTGAGTGAAGAGTGAAAAACAAGATGAGCAatcaatcagaaagattgattcttgttcatcGAGATTGATTCAGAATTCTCCATAAGTTTGGTGTAATTCCAACAAATAGTATCTCAGATTTGAGTCTCATTTAATATTCTATTTAAACGGACTAAAGcttaatatttaaaaataaacatagtaaaaaaacttttattataaataattaacATAATATAAATTTTAAATTCAATAATAAAACTATTACTCATTAGGGCTTACATCAATCTTACGAGTCATTTTCTGTAATGGTGcttaaataaaaaattaaagtTGTAATTAGTTATATACagacataaaaaaaaatcaatttaataTTAGAAAATACAAAGAACTAATACttgattgaagaaaaaaaaactatttctttggaaaatatttttaaattttttataaaaaatattttttttatttttgaattttttaaaaatttatttttaatttttaaaaatacataaattttttgttttaaaaaaaattgaaaatattttttttcgtaaaaactaatttttttacttttaaataatatttttgaaAACAACTAGTTAACAGTTTAAACTAATTTTTAAATTAAGTTTAATTAACTAAATTGTTTAAAATATATAATTCAATTTCTTAATCatttaatgattttaattttcTTAATTCAATACAATTCAATTAAATATATGATTTCAATTAATCATATTTTTGAATATCAATTGAGAAACTACATGGTTAAATGTGTTTGAGGACCTTCTAAATGTCTCatatttcattttttattctTAAAAAAAACAGTTAAAGAATGATTCTGCTAAAAAAAATTGCATCCACAATTTTGGTCCCTTCTACTAAAACTGTCGCCAATTCAGTCGTTAAGTAGTAAGTTGTCTCTAAAAATATCGTCAATTATGTCGCTAAATTGTATGAGGGACCAAAAATGCATATCCAAAATTTTGGAAGGATCATTTTTTAAGGAAATTTTTTGaaggattaaaaatgaaatttgacATAGGTTGGAGGACCACAAACAAATTTAATCCAAATATTATATATAACCACCTTTAGGGTGGTAAACGGGTTTGTCCGTCCCGTTTAGTCCTCGCCACGCAAAAGTCCGAGAAAATGGGGTGAAGCGATACAAACATATTTGAAAGTGTGGATCTAAAATTTGGACCTCCATGTAAAAAAGTAAGGGTGAGACGGGATGCACTCACGGACTCTGCACTTTTTAAACTTAAACATATAAATATTTATGTTAATGTCCATACCTGGAAAAAATAAAGTTGAATGGAAGTGACACATTGGAATATTCGGACCAATCACTTTGGCCAGTCTTAACCACTATACATAGTCTAAAATTGGTTTGCAGACAAAAAGTACTAAAATTTGCCTTTAAGGGTCTCCAATTATTCCCAATTATGAGTACCTAACATAAACTGAAACAGCTATGGCATTCTAAAATGGAGTCCCCACAATCTTCACGTGGAGATCTCGTGTGACTAGCTGATTGATTCACAAATTATTGTAGCTAACTAAATACTCCCATTTTTTCTCCTCtatttgtttttatataagtAATAAACTAGATTCCTTATCCTCTCTACACTACACAATCCAAAAGCAATGCATCATCAATATTAAACCAAAAGAAGATACTCTCTCTATCAAACAAAACCCCACAAAAACATGTGCAAACCCTAGGGTCACCCCATATCATATGTTATGTGATCACATTTGGAAAAGAAAAACGTTATGCCCCCACAAAACTATAGATTCTATATGCCAAAGTGAAACATGCCCCATATACATCATTTTCAACTCTTCCACTTCAAAAAAAAAGAGTATTTTCCCTTTGTTTTATTTAAGTCTCATATCCACTTTCGAAGCATATATATACCCTTCACACCCCTCTCATAATTCTTCAACTCAAACGAAAAACATAGATCCTTCATTCTAAATATCACTTCTCATTTTgtcttttcaaaaaaaaatgtcCGGGGTTTGGGTGTTCAAGAACGGCGTGTTTCGGTTAGTCGAGAATCCTCAAGCGGAGGCATCGGAAGGAAGACATGGGAAGAGGAAGATGTTGGTTCACTTGCCGACGGGCGAAGTGGTAAATTCTTATGCTTTTCTTGAGAGAATATTGATTGGTTTAGGTTGGGAGAGGTACTATGACGGAGATCCCGATTTGTACCAATTTCATAAACACTCTTCTATTGACCTAATTTCTCTACCTAAAGATTTCTCCAAGTTCAACTCCATCAATATGTATGATATTGTCGTAAAAACCCCTAATGTATTCCATGTTAGGGACAAATGATGAGTTTGCATGCTACTATACTCATACGTAATTCATCTTTTAGGGGGGGTTAGATTTATTTTCTGAAG is a window of Lathyrus oleraceus cultivar Zhongwan6 chromosome 6, CAAS_Psat_ZW6_1.0, whole genome shotgun sequence DNA encoding:
- the LOC127091414 gene encoding flowering-promoting factor 1-like protein 2; the encoded protein is MSGVWVFKNGVFRLVENPQAEASEGRHGKRKMLVHLPTGEVVNSYAFLERILIGLGWERYYDGDPDLYQFHKHSSIDLISLPKDFSKFNSINMYDIVVKTPNVFHVRDK